One window of the bacterium genome contains the following:
- a CDS encoding adenine phosphoribosyltransferase translates to MQDLKSYIRDIPDFPKEGIIFKDITPLWKDKNAFAQAIDTIVDRYKKHKVDIVVGVEARGFIVGAPVAYKLGVGFVPMRKPGKLPYKTTSVSYELEYGIDTIEMHEDAVESGQEVLIIDDLLATGGTAKAMCKLVEKAGGKVVALAFIVELAFLHGREKLKDYNLFSLIQY, encoded by the coding sequence ATGCAGGATTTAAAGAGTTACATTCGGGATATACCTGATTTTCCAAAAGAAGGTATAATCTTCAAAGACATTACGCCGCTATGGAAGGACAAAAATGCCTTTGCTCAAGCTATTGATACAATAGTAGATAGGTATAAAAAACATAAGGTAGATATTGTAGTTGGGGTAGAGGCAAGGGGATTTATCGTTGGAGCACCAGTTGCCTATAAATTAGGGGTAGGATTTGTTCCAATGCGTAAACCAGGTAAATTACCTTATAAAACTACCTCTGTTTCTTATGAATTAGAGTATGGAATCGACACCATAGAAATGCATGAAGATGCTGTTGAGAGTGGACAAGAGGTATTGATTATAGATGACCTGTTAGCCACAGGTGGAACAGCAAAGGCGATGTGTAAATTAGTAGAAAAAGCAGGGGGTAAGGTTGTGGCATTGGCATTTATTGTCGAATTGGCATTTTTGCACGGCAGAGAGAAACTAAAAGATTATAATCTATTTTCGTTGATACAATATTGA
- a CDS encoding efflux RND transporter periplasmic adaptor subunit, whose translation MKKRIITLTIIILIVSIISFILIKKNVEKTVTITKGSVTRGELILKVTSRGKIEAKERFELRAKIPGVVVDILEEGTEVKKGQIIATMNDKELLAKQKEQSALLVSYQSELNSLLRGINLKEIEEKADEAKVWFDEINRQFLSKKRLFEINAVSEDEYKRLEVECEKAKIALNLANYRLEEKRNQYQEEIETVTSKIASVKANLTFIQQQVDWSKIPSPIDGIVIYKGSKEGTYVPQGQLLSVVISPSQFVVKTDLDEVDIAKIGLGMKTTVIPDAFPGQSISGVITKIAPSPILQEKINTFEVTITLVKSSLPLRSEMLTDVVIISKRKVDVLKIPYEATLSIDDKFYVFVLKDNKLIKQEVSLGLRNPNEVEVLSGLKIGEEVVLNPPVDLKEGTKIKVRKNAD comes from the coding sequence ATGAAAAAACGGATTATAACTTTGACGATAATAATTCTTATTGTAAGTATTATTAGTTTTATTTTGATAAAGAAGAATGTAGAAAAAACAGTTACAATAACCAAAGGCTCGGTGACTCGCGGGGAATTAATACTTAAGGTTACCTCTCGCGGTAAAATCGAGGCAAAAGAAAGGTTTGAACTGCGTGCTAAAATCCCCGGGGTGGTAGTTGATATCTTAGAAGAAGGCACAGAAGTCAAGAAAGGTCAAATAATAGCCACAATGAATGATAAAGAATTATTAGCTAAACAGAAAGAACAATCTGCATTACTGGTTTCCTATCAATCCGAACTTAATAGCCTTCTTCGAGGGATTAATCTCAAAGAGATAGAAGAGAAAGCAGATGAGGCGAAGGTATGGTTTGATGAGATTAATAGACAATTTTTATCTAAAAAGAGGCTTTTTGAAATTAATGCAGTTTCCGAAGATGAATATAAAAGATTAGAGGTAGAATGTGAAAAGGCTAAAATTGCCCTGAATCTTGCCAATTATCGCCTGGAAGAAAAAAGAAATCAATACCAGGAAGAGATAGAAACCGTAACATCTAAAATAGCGAGTGTCAAAGCCAACCTGACTTTTATCCAGCAACAGGTTGATTGGTCAAAGATTCCATCTCCGATTGACGGCATTGTCATTTATAAAGGTAGCAAAGAAGGCACTTATGTTCCTCAAGGACAACTTCTCTCCGTCGTTATCTCGCCGAGTCAATTTGTGGTCAAAACCGATTTGGATGAAGTGGACATTGCCAAAATTGGGTTAGGGATGAAAACTACAGTCATTCCTGATGCCTTCCCCGGACAGAGTATCTCTGGTGTAATTACCAAAATCGCCCCCTCCCCTATTCTCCAGGAAAAGATTAATACATTTGAGGTAACTATTACATTAGTCAAAAGTAGTCTTCCTCTACGCAGTGAAATGCTCACTGATGTAGTGATTATTTCTAAGAGAAAAGTGGATGTTCTAAAAATACCGTATGAGGCTACACTTAGTATTGATGATAAATTTTATGTCTTTGTGCTAAAAGATAATAAACTCATAAAGCAGGAAGTATCTTTGGGACTGCGTAATCCTAATGAGGTTGAGGTCCTATCCGGGTTAAAAATAGGAGAAGAAGTAGTCCTGAACCCCCCGGTTGATTTAAAAGAGGGGACTAAAATCAAGGTAAGGAAAAATGCTGATTGA
- a CDS encoding PD-(D/E)XK nuclease family transposase, whose translation MRFLDVKTDYAFKKVFGSQGSKDILISFLNSVIDFKETEKIVDLVIVDPYQIPLIKGMKDTYVDVKAKL comes from the coding sequence ATGCGTTTTTTAGATGTTAAAACAGATTATGCCTTCAAAAAGGTTTTTGGCTCACAAGGGAGTAAGGATATCCTTATTAGTTTTCTTAACTCGGTGATTGATTTTAAAGAGACTGAAAAAATCGTTGATTTAGTAATCGTTGACCCCTACCAAATACCATTAATCAAGGGGATGAAGGATACCTATGTCGATGTTAAAGCCAAACTCT
- a CDS encoding response regulator, with protein sequence MIQPKVLVVDDERSIRETLSMILEDDGYVVVSAKDGEDALQKIKELKIDLVILDVWLPKMKGGEVLKQIGLIKDNLPVIMISGQAEIETVVDSLKTGAIDFIEKPLIKGKILATVKNVLRLRILEQENNQLKQENKNLKQILSKVYDIKGASKEIEELRKKISRAATTNFNVLIQGKSNSDCEVVAHMIHLQSHKSGQPFIKAKVEDLELILSTGKWEQATLFVNNIDEIDLSTQAKILQILQDRVVFRIIASCREDLKNKIEKKTFREDLYYLLKEITIKMPEDGITGKW encoded by the coding sequence GATGATGGATATGTCGTTGTCAGCGCCAAAGACGGCGAGGATGCCTTACAAAAGATAAAAGAACTTAAAATAGATTTAGTTATCTTAGATGTCTGGTTACCTAAAATGAAAGGGGGGGAGGTATTAAAACAGATTGGACTCATTAAAGACAACTTGCCTGTAATTATGATTTCCGGGCAGGCAGAGATAGAAACTGTCGTTGACTCACTTAAAACCGGGGCAATTGACTTTATCGAAAAACCATTGATAAAGGGAAAAATCTTAGCAACAGTGAAAAATGTCTTACGATTACGAATATTAGAACAGGAAAATAATCAACTAAAACAAGAAAATAAAAATCTAAAACAGATTCTAAGTAAGGTATATGATATTAAAGGTGCTAGTAAAGAAATTGAGGAATTACGCAAGAAAATTTCAAGAGCCGCAACAACAAATTTTAATGTTTTGATTCAAGGTAAGTCTAATTCTGATTGTGAGGTAGTTGCTCATATGATTCATCTGCAAAGTCACAAAAGTGGTCAGCCTTTTATTAAGGCAAAGGTCGAAGATTTAGAACTAATATTATCAACAGGCAAATGGGAACAGGCAACTTTATTCGTGAATAATATCGATGAGATTGACTTGAGCACGCAAGCAAAAATACTTCAAATCTTACAAGACAGGGTAGTTTTTCGAATTATTGCTTCCTGTCGTGAAGATTTAAAAAACAAGATTGAAAAGAAAACCTTTCGGGAAGATTTATATTATTTACTTAAGGAGATTACTATTAAAATGCCAGAAGATGGGATAACTGGTAAATGGTAA
- a CDS encoding Rpn family recombination-promoting nuclease/putative transposase yields the protein MRFLDVKTDYAFKKVFGSQGSKDILISFLNSVIDFKETEKIVDLVIVDPYQIPLIKGMKDTYVDVKAKLSNQKNVIIEMQVLNVEGFEKRILYNAAKTYSAQLKETESFTSLEPIIALTITDFIMFEDVDKVITYFNLIEKETLIKYHDEIELVFIELPKFKKNEDELDSIKDKWIYFIKNAGRLEYTPESLVKEIEIKEAFEIANTAGMSEKELEIQYKRHDFIRMQRGAIEFALKQGLKQGIEKGIQKGLKQGIQQGLKQGIQEGIQQGLQQGKIEVAKTLLKSGEKVEKISQITGLTIEEIKGIN from the coding sequence ATGCGTTTTTTAGATGTTAAAACAGATTATGCCTTCAAAAAGGTTTTTGGTTCTCAAGGGAGTAAGGATATACTTATTAGCTTTCTTAACTCGGTGATTGATTTTAAAGAGACTGAAAAAATCGTTGATTTAGTAATCGTTGACCCCTACCAAATACCATTAATCAAGGGGATGAAGGATACCTATGTCGATGTTAAAGCCAAACTCTCAAACCAGAAGAATGTCATTATCGAGATGCAGGTTTTGAATGTAGAAGGGTTTGAGAAAAGGATTTTATATAATGCGGCTAAGACATATTCAGCTCAGCTAAAAGAGACAGAATCATTTACCAGCCTTGAACCTATTATTGCTCTAACCATTACGGACTTTATCATGTTCGAGGATGTAGATAAGGTTATCACCTATTTCAATCTCATTGAAAAGGAGACTTTAATCAAATACCATGATGAAATCGAACTTGTTTTTATCGAATTGCCCAAATTCAAGAAGAATGAGGATGAGCTGGATTCAATCAAAGACAAATGGATATATTTTATAAAGAATGCAGGCAGACTTGAATATACTCCAGAGAGCTTAGTTAAAGAGATAGAAATAAAGGAGGCATTTGAAATAGCCAATACAGCGGGGATGAGTGAAAAGGAGTTAGAAATTCAATATAAGCGGCACGATTTTATCCGAATGCAAAGAGGTGCGATAGAGTTTGCCTTAAAACAAGGGTTAAAACAAGGAATAGAAAAAGGAATACAAAAAGGGTTAAAACAAGGAATACAACAAGGATTAAAACAAGGAATACAAGAAGGAATACAACAAGGGTTACAACAAGGCAAAATAGAAGTAGCGAAAACTCTTTTGAAATCAGGCGAGAAAGTTGAAAAAATATCACAGATAACGGGATTAACAATAGAGGAAATCAAGGGTATTAATTAA
- a CDS encoding radical SAM protein, protein MKGEFNFQWHITNLCNLKCKHCYQSDFTRSLDIDWAKIKYFADNIITTLTQWHKSTRIDITGGEPLLKKELFLLLEYLDHSPLVKETNIITNATLMGEDVLKRLTEFPKLKRIKISLEGLKEQSCDTIRGNGVFKKVIKAMDLLQDKGLEVVLMFTVLKTNLEEIVEIPQFCKRHSIDGVILERFIPLGKGNQIAEEVLDQKDYKRLIELILKIIPNKFELDDFLPYKAFWIKWDKTIKILGAKCNIGDTLCIMPDGEVFPCRRFNLSIGNLLKDSLKNIYEQTALLKELKDKRHLKGKCSICSVSDCFGCRALAFALTGDYFAQDSQCWW, encoded by the coding sequence ATGAAAGGTGAATTTAATTTCCAGTGGCATATTACCAACCTTTGTAATCTTAAATGTAAACACTGTTATCAATCTGATTTTACACGGAGTTTAGATATTGATTGGGCAAAGATAAAATATTTCGCCGATAACATCATCACTACCTTAACTCAATGGCATAAATCTACAAGGATAGATATTACAGGAGGTGAACCACTTCTAAAAAAAGAACTCTTCTTGTTGTTAGAATATCTTGACCATAGTCCACTGGTGAAAGAGACAAATATTATTACCAATGCTACTCTTATGGGTGAAGATGTCTTAAAAAGATTGACTGAGTTTCCAAAATTAAAAAGGATAAAGATTTCTCTCGAAGGTTTAAAGGAACAGAGTTGTGATACCATAAGAGGCAATGGGGTCTTTAAAAAGGTCATTAAAGCAATGGACTTATTGCAAGATAAAGGATTAGAAGTTGTCCTGATGTTCACTGTCCTGAAAACAAATTTAGAGGAGATTGTAGAAATTCCACAATTTTGTAAAAGGCATTCAATAGACGGTGTTATCCTTGAAAGGTTTATACCGCTGGGAAAAGGAAATCAAATAGCCGAGGAGGTTTTAGACCAAAAAGATTACAAAAGACTGATAGAGTTAATTTTAAAGATAATCCCAAATAAATTTGAACTGGATGATTTCTTGCCTTATAAGGCATTTTGGATAAAATGGGATAAAACCATAAAAATATTAGGGGCAAAATGTAATATTGGCGACACGCTCTGTATTATGCCAGATGGTGAGGTATTTCCCTGTCGAAGGTTCAATCTGAGCATAGGAAACCTTCTTAAAGATTCTTTAAAGAATATTTACGAGCAGACTGCTCTCCTGAAGGAATTGAAAGATAAAAGACATCTCAAAGGGAAATGTTCTATTTGTAGTGTTTCAGACTGTTTTGGTTGTCGGGCATTAGCCTTTGCTCTAACTGGTGATTACTTTGCACAAGATAGCCAATGTTGGTGGTAG
- a CDS encoding ABC transporter ATP-binding protein, whose product MLIELKDITKLYPMGKDSFSALKNLSLGIGKGEFIAIMGPSGSGKSTLMNIIGCLDKATSGRYLLEGEDISQKDDYGLAKIRNTKIGFVFQSFNLLKKTTSQENVLLPLCYANVPRHMRKKQAEEMLQKVGLATKVKNLPSELSGGEQQRVAIARALINNPTIICADEPTGNLDTTTSKEIMEIFVQLNKNGATIILITHELDIAGYAKRIIHLRDGQIVEEKLCDLCD is encoded by the coding sequence ATGCTGATTGAATTAAAAGATATTACCAAACTCTATCCAATGGGAAAGGATAGTTTTTCTGCCTTAAAAAATCTATCGCTTGGGATTGGAAAAGGTGAATTTATTGCCATAATGGGGCCTTCTGGTTCAGGAAAATCTACCTTGATGAATATTATTGGTTGTCTGGATAAGGCTACCTCAGGTAGATATTTATTGGAAGGAGAAGATATTAGCCAAAAGGACGATTATGGATTAGCCAAAATCAGAAATACAAAAATTGGGTTTGTCTTCCAGTCATTTAATCTTCTAAAGAAAACTACTTCACAGGAAAATGTTTTGTTACCTCTTTGTTACGCAAATGTTCCGCGACATATGAGAAAAAAACAGGCAGAAGAGATGCTTCAAAAAGTTGGTCTGGCGACAAAAGTAAAGAATCTACCATCTGAACTCTCTGGTGGTGAACAACAACGGGTAGCCATTGCTCGAGCATTAATAAATAATCCGACAATTATCTGTGCCGATGAACCGACAGGTAATCTCGATACCACCACCAGTAAAGAAATAATGGAGATATTCGTCCAACTCAATAAAAATGGAGCAACTATTATCCTCATCACCCATGAATTAGACATCGCTGGTTACGCCAAACGAATTATTCATTTGCGGGACGGACAGATTGTAGAAGAAAAACTTTGCGACCTGTGCGATTAG